In Magnetococcales bacterium, one DNA window encodes the following:
- the nifT gene encoding putative nitrogen fixation protein NifT, with translation MPEIMLRHNERGELLCYVPKKDLEAVVRTVEFDQDDRWGGTLSLANGEKLYLEPLTQRPLIPVTFRVRKL, from the coding sequence GTGCCAGAGATCATGTTGAGACACAATGAACGGGGGGAACTGCTGTGCTATGTGCCCAAAAAGGATCTCGAAGCGGTCGTGCGAACCGTGGAGTTCGATCAGGACGACCGGTGGGGAGGCACCCTGAGTCTCGCCAATGGGGAAAAGCTCTATCTGGAACCTTTGACCCAACGACCGCTGATCCCTGTCACCTTTCGTGTACGCAAATTGTGA
- a CDS encoding dinitrogenase iron-molybdenum cofactor biosynthesis protein gives MTVSVQELTEELALRIGLASRELSLPSPRVLITRLQELFGGQLPDQERLKTLTPCQLRPLLQQDLPDLTGKTLKSALHWLTSWEPEVANPVKDSAAPVADHPPDGVVRVAMASMGHGRLDGHFASCSHFMIHDVTSDGIRRVTERALPLTDEKRDKVESRLALIRDCRILVATSIGGPAAARVTRAGLLPLKVTDGMTATAWLEDLRQVLATTPPPWLKRIMHGD, from the coding sequence ATGACCGTTTCAGTCCAGGAGTTGACCGAAGAGCTGGCCTTGCGCATCGGTTTGGCCAGTCGGGAATTGTCGCTGCCTTCGCCCCGCGTCCTGATCACGCGGTTGCAGGAGCTGTTTGGAGGTCAACTCCCGGACCAGGAACGGTTGAAAACCCTGACCCCCTGTCAGTTGCGCCCTTTGTTGCAACAGGATCTGCCCGATCTCACGGGCAAGACCCTCAAATCCGCCCTGCACTGGTTGACCAGTTGGGAACCGGAGGTCGCCAACCCGGTTAAGGATTCCGCCGCGCCTGTGGCGGATCATCCCCCGGATGGGGTGGTACGGGTGGCCATGGCCAGCATGGGTCATGGTCGGCTGGATGGCCATTTCGCCTCATGCAGCCACTTCATGATTCATGATGTCACCTCCGACGGGATACGCCGGGTGACGGAGCGCGCCCTTCCCCTGACGGACGAAAAGCGGGACAAGGTGGAAAGCCGTCTGGCCCTGATCCGGGACTGTCGGATTCTGGTGGCGACCAGCATCGGCGGACCGGCAGCCGCCAGAGTGACCCGCGCAGGTCTGTTGCCTCTCAAGGTGACAGACGGCATGACCGCCACGGCATGGCTGGAGGATCTGCGACAGGTCCTGGCCACCACCCCACCGCCCTGGCTGAAACGGATCATGCATGGGGATTGA